Proteins co-encoded in one Enterobacter sp. R4-368 genomic window:
- the licT gene encoding BglG family transcription antiterminator LicT, with translation MLVKQILNNNVVSAIDEHGLEVILTGRGLGFNTQSGARVDAQAIEKIFHLQDSQVSARFKDLVSEVPVEIVQLTADIVALARSALAHKLSEGLYVTLADHLHFALQRTEKNEVLPNPLEWEVRHFYTEEYAIGRQALGMIVARTGTLLPDSEACSIALHIVNAGLNDTMGKTTKITRLIYQLQNIVKYFFTLPLDEHSLNYQRFITHLKFFAQRVIDGVVLNNDDEELFAMVQRRYQTTLKCVDAINEFVGKNYHHTMSNSEKLYLTVHIENVVQRTES, from the coding sequence ATGCTGGTCAAACAAATATTAAATAATAACGTTGTCAGCGCCATTGATGAGCATGGCCTTGAGGTTATTCTGACCGGGCGCGGCTTAGGGTTTAATACCCAAAGCGGTGCCCGCGTCGATGCGCAAGCCATCGAAAAAATATTCCATTTGCAGGACTCACAAGTCTCCGCACGTTTTAAAGATCTGGTCAGCGAAGTGCCGGTGGAAATAGTGCAACTCACCGCCGATATTGTTGCGCTGGCACGATCTGCGCTTGCGCATAAATTAAGTGAAGGCCTGTACGTTACGCTGGCCGATCACCTGCACTTTGCGCTACAACGCACAGAAAAAAATGAAGTTTTGCCTAATCCGTTAGAGTGGGAAGTGCGCCATTTTTATACCGAAGAGTATGCCATTGGCCGCCAGGCGCTTGGCATGATTGTCGCGCGTACCGGCACACTATTACCCGACAGTGAAGCCTGTAGTATTGCGCTGCATATTGTGAATGCCGGGCTGAACGATACGATGGGTAAAACCACAAAAATTACACGGCTTATTTATCAGTTACAGAATATCGTTAAATACTTTTTCACCCTGCCGCTCGACGAGCACAGTCTGAATTATCAGCGTTTCATTACCCATTTAAAATTTTTCGCCCAACGGGTGATTGATGGTGTGGTGTTAAATAATGACGACGAAGAGTTATTCGCTATGGTGCAGCGTCGTTATCAAACCACCCTGAAATGCGTTGACGCGATTAACGAATTTGTCGGCAAAAATTATCACCACACGATGAGCAATTCGGAAAAACTTTACCTGACCGTGCATATCGAAAATGTGGTACAGCGGACAGAGTCGTAA